A single window of Pyxicephalus adspersus chromosome 10, UCB_Pads_2.0, whole genome shotgun sequence DNA harbors:
- the LOC140339561 gene encoding protransforming growth factor alpha-like produces MFAVLLLVVTGISVSSAYNTSNETTNSSYFAEASTRTLFAECPDKYTNFCYHGTCRFIVSQWEASCICFKGYIGIRCEHVNLMQVMAANTDTILAVALSVTFLVVITLVGSTCLVIHFCRVRRERNRVNLLKNIELNGV; encoded by the exons ATGTTTGCCGTACTCCTCCTTGTAGTTACAG gTATTTCAGTCAGTTCGGCTTATAACACCAGCAATGAAACAACGAACT CTTCCTACTTTGCTGAGGCATCAACTCGAACATTATTTGCTGAATGTCCAGATAAGTACACCAACTTCTGCTACCATGGCACATGCAGATTTAttgtatcccaatgggaagcCTCGTGCAT ATGCTTTAAAGGCTACATTGGCATTCGTTGTGAGCATGTGAATCTGATGCAAGTGATGGCTGCTAATACTGATACCATTCTGGCAGTGGCATTATCAGTGACCTTTCTGGTTGTAATAACACTAGTGGGTAGCACATGCCTTGTGATACA CTTCTGCAGAGTAAGACGAGAAAGAAACAGGGTAAACCTTCTGAAGAATATTGAACTTAATG GAGTCTGA